One Mycolicibacterium crocinum DNA window includes the following coding sequences:
- a CDS encoding aldo/keto reductase → MSTVPSLTLNDGTKIPQLGFGVFQIAPDETASAVRTALEIGYRHIDTAEMYQNEKGVGQGIRDFGIDRGEVYVTSKLNNGFHKPDDARRAFDKTIEALGSDYVDLFLIHWPLPTLYDGDFVSTWKTLEEFKTDGRARSIGVSNFQIHHLEQLARDSETVPAVNQIEVHPYFANDELRTYGTDHTILTEAWSPIAQGAVLDDPVIGKVAERLGKSPAQVVLRWHIERGDIVFPKSVTPERIKENLEIFDFELSDDDIDAITALDKGEAGRRGPNPDTFDYIPK, encoded by the coding sequence ATGAGCACTGTTCCCAGTTTGACACTCAACGACGGCACCAAGATCCCCCAGCTTGGGTTCGGCGTCTTCCAGATTGCGCCCGACGAGACCGCGTCCGCGGTGCGCACCGCCCTGGAAATCGGCTACCGCCACATCGACACCGCTGAGATGTACCAAAACGAAAAGGGCGTCGGACAAGGCATCCGAGACTTCGGCATCGACCGTGGCGAGGTATACGTCACCAGCAAGCTCAACAACGGCTTTCACAAACCCGACGACGCTCGCCGCGCCTTCGACAAGACCATCGAGGCGCTCGGCTCTGACTACGTCGACCTGTTCCTGATCCACTGGCCGCTGCCGACGCTGTACGACGGCGACTTCGTCTCCACGTGGAAGACGTTGGAGGAGTTCAAGACCGATGGCCGCGCCCGCAGCATCGGTGTGTCCAACTTCCAGATCCACCATCTCGAACAACTGGCCCGCGACAGCGAGACGGTGCCCGCCGTCAACCAGATCGAGGTGCACCCGTACTTCGCCAACGACGAGCTGCGCACCTACGGCACCGACCACACCATCCTCACCGAGGCGTGGTCGCCGATCGCCCAGGGCGCGGTGCTCGACGACCCGGTGATCGGCAAGGTCGCCGAGCGCCTCGGCAAGAGCCCGGCTCAGGTCGTGTTGCGCTGGCACATCGAACGTGGCGACATCGTGTTCCCGAAATCCGTTACCCCCGAACGGATCAAGGAGAACTTGGAGATCTTCGACTTCGAGCTGAGTGACGACGACATCGATGCCATCACCGCGCTCGACAAGGGTGAGGCAGGCCGTCGCGGCCCGAACCCGGACACCTTCGACTACATCCCGAAGTAG
- a CDS encoding DUF6912 family protein: MRVYIPATLAMLQQLVAYGSLQPLSGTAFAVTPSLRESYAEGDDEELAEVAIGEAALASLRLLAAESERTDGELPLRRAVLIADADATPRPDLDDAVVRISGRVNLDQVLAAYVDNPDAEPAVKAAIAVVDDADLGDEDAEFIVGDAQDHALAWYATQELPFLLDLL; this comes from the coding sequence ATGCGGGTCTACATCCCGGCCACTCTGGCCATGCTGCAACAGCTGGTCGCCTACGGCTCGCTCCAGCCGCTGAGCGGGACGGCGTTCGCCGTGACGCCGAGTTTGCGGGAGTCCTACGCCGAGGGCGACGACGAGGAGCTGGCCGAGGTCGCGATCGGTGAGGCGGCGCTGGCGTCGCTGCGGCTGCTGGCCGCCGAATCGGAGCGGACCGACGGGGAGTTGCCGCTGCGACGGGCCGTCCTGATCGCCGACGCGGATGCGACGCCGCGGCCCGACCTCGACGACGCGGTGGTGCGGATCAGCGGGCGGGTGAACCTGGATCAGGTGCTTGCCGCGTACGTCGACAACCCGGACGCAGAGCCCGCGGTGAAGGCCGCGATCGCCGTCGTCGACGACGCCGATCTGGGCGATGAAGACGCCGAATTCATCGTCGGCGACGCTCAGGACCACGCGCTGGCCTGGTACGCCACCCAGGAACTGCCGTTCCTGCTGGATTTGCTCTGA
- a CDS encoding SOS response-associated peptidase has translation MCGRFAVTTDPALLAEKIHAIDEATEAAKEARGPNYNVAPTATIATVVSRHNDPDDTPTRRVRLMRWGLVPPWVKATSDGTPESKGPLLINARAEKVTSSPAFRASAKSKRCLVPMDGYYEWKPNPDTPAGKKARKTPYFMHRADGEPLFMAGLWSVWRANDEASPLLTCTIITTDAVGELAEIHDRMPLVVDEEHWDRWLDPDQPADADLLAAPPDIAGIDLREVSTLVNSVRNNGPELIEPADPHNQPVGLF, from the coding sequence ATGTGCGGACGATTCGCGGTGACCACCGACCCGGCCCTGCTGGCCGAGAAGATCCACGCCATCGACGAAGCCACCGAGGCGGCCAAGGAGGCGCGGGGGCCCAATTACAACGTCGCCCCGACCGCCACCATCGCCACGGTGGTGAGTCGGCACAACGACCCGGACGACACCCCGACCCGGCGGGTCCGGTTGATGCGCTGGGGGTTGGTGCCGCCCTGGGTGAAGGCGACCTCCGACGGCACCCCGGAGAGCAAGGGTCCGCTGCTGATCAACGCGCGAGCGGAAAAGGTGACCAGCTCACCGGCCTTCCGCGCGTCGGCCAAGAGCAAGCGCTGCCTGGTCCCGATGGACGGCTACTACGAATGGAAGCCCAACCCGGACACCCCGGCGGGCAAGAAGGCCCGCAAGACGCCGTACTTCATGCACCGCGCCGACGGTGAGCCGCTGTTCATGGCGGGACTCTGGTCGGTCTGGAGGGCGAACGACGAGGCGTCGCCGTTGTTGACCTGCACGATCATCACCACCGATGCCGTCGGGGAGCTCGCCGAAATCCACGACCGGATGCCGCTGGTGGTCGACGAGGAGCACTGGGATCGGTGGCTCGATCCCGATCAGCCGGCCGACGCCGACCTGCTGGCCGCGCCGCCCGACATCGCCGGGATCGACCTTCGCGAGGTGTCCACGCTGGTCAACAGCGTGCGCAACAACGGTCCGGAGCTCATCGAGCCCGCCGATCCACACAACCAACCGGTTGGCCTGTTCTAG
- the aroA gene encoding 3-phosphoshikimate 1-carboxyvinyltransferase, with translation MSTELWNAPSTSGPVHARVTVPGSKSQTNRTLVLAALAAAQGQGDSTISGALRSRDTDLMIGAIQALGIDVAGTGCELVVSGALNPGPRARIDCGLAGTVLRFVPPLAALSTAIVEFDGDEQARTRPIAPLLDAMRGLGVDIDGTGLPFHVHGRGAVAGGTVRIDASSSSQFVSGLLLSGAAFTEGLTVVHTGTSVPSAPHIAMTVSMLREAGVDVDDTAANQWRVAPGPIAARHWDVEPDLSNSVPFLAAAVVTGGTVGITGWPSASVQPADVILGILKLLGSAVHQGDSHLEVRGPQSYDGFEIDLHDVGELAPAVAALAALAAPGSVSRLTGIAHLRGHETDRLAALRAEISGLGGQCTETEDGLVITATPLHAGTWHSYADHRMAMAGAIIGLRVPGVAVEDIGTTAKTLPEFAALWTEMVGVG, from the coding sequence GTGAGCACCGAGTTGTGGAACGCGCCGTCGACCTCTGGGCCGGTGCACGCGCGCGTAACAGTGCCGGGCTCGAAATCGCAGACCAATCGCACGCTGGTGCTCGCGGCGTTGGCCGCAGCGCAAGGCCAGGGCGACTCGACAATCAGCGGAGCGCTGCGCAGCCGCGACACCGATCTGATGATCGGGGCCATTCAGGCGCTCGGCATCGACGTCGCCGGCACCGGCTGCGAGCTGGTGGTGAGCGGGGCGTTGAATCCCGGCCCGCGGGCCCGCATCGACTGTGGCTTGGCCGGAACGGTGTTGCGGTTCGTGCCTCCCCTGGCGGCGCTGAGCACCGCGATCGTCGAATTCGACGGCGATGAGCAGGCCCGCACCCGGCCCATCGCTCCCCTCCTCGACGCGATGCGCGGACTCGGTGTCGACATCGACGGCACGGGACTGCCGTTTCACGTCCACGGCCGCGGCGCGGTCGCGGGCGGCACGGTCCGCATCGACGCGTCGAGCTCCTCGCAGTTCGTCTCGGGTCTGCTGCTGTCCGGCGCCGCGTTCACCGAGGGGCTGACCGTCGTGCACACCGGCACGTCGGTGCCGTCGGCACCGCACATCGCGATGACCGTGTCGATGCTGCGCGAAGCCGGCGTCGACGTCGACGACACTGCAGCCAACCAGTGGCGGGTCGCGCCGGGGCCGATCGCCGCCCGGCACTGGGACGTCGAGCCGGACCTGTCCAACTCGGTGCCGTTCCTGGCCGCGGCGGTGGTGACCGGCGGCACGGTGGGCATCACCGGCTGGCCGTCGGCCAGCGTCCAGCCCGCCGATGTAATCCTGGGCATCCTGAAACTGCTGGGATCGGCTGTGCACCAAGGTGATTCACACCTGGAGGTGCGGGGACCGCAGTCCTATGACGGTTTCGAGATCGACCTGCACGACGTCGGCGAACTGGCTCCGGCGGTGGCTGCCCTGGCCGCGCTGGCCGCACCGGGCTCGGTGTCCCGGCTGACCGGGATCGCGCACCTGCGCGGCCACGAAACCGACCGGCTGGCAGCACTGCGCGCCGAGATCTCCGGGCTCGGCGGCCAGTGCACCGAAACCGAGGACGGCTTGGTGATCACCGCGACCCCGTTGCATGCCGGCACCTGGCACTCCTATGCCGATCATCGAATGGCGATGGCCGGAGCCATCATCGGGCTGCGGGTGCCCGGCGTCGCCGTCGAGGACATCGGGACCACCGCCAAGACGCTGCCGGAATTCGCTGCGTTGTGGACCGAGATGGTGGGGGTCGGTTGA
- a CDS encoding ferredoxin reductase: MAKNQVKISANVVDTVRPKVAGEGRNPAIDAVRALFGRITTPLLPDDYLQLANPLWSARELRGRVLDVRRETEDSATLVIKPGWGFTFDYQPGQYIGIGLLVDGRWRWRSYSLTSSPHSDGAGRSRTITITVKAMPEGFLSSHLVGGVKPGTIVRLAAPQGNFVMPDPAPASVLFLTGGSGITPVMSMLRTLERRDQIGDIVHIHSAPTESDVMFASELAQLAREHDSYRLTVRTTRSQGRLDLAQLDTVVPDWRERQTWACGPEGMLSEAEKVWQAAGIGDRLHLERFAASRAAAHGQGGTVTFERSGKTVTVDAATSLMEAGEQAGLRMPFGCRMGICQSCVVALVDGHVRDLRTGAEHEPGTRIQTCVSAASGDCVVDV, encoded by the coding sequence ATGGCGAAGAACCAGGTCAAGATCAGTGCGAACGTGGTCGACACCGTGCGACCGAAGGTGGCCGGAGAGGGTCGCAACCCCGCGATCGACGCGGTGCGGGCCCTGTTTGGGCGGATCACCACACCGCTGTTGCCGGACGACTACCTGCAGCTCGCGAACCCGTTGTGGTCGGCGCGCGAGCTGCGTGGGCGGGTGCTCGACGTCCGCCGGGAGACCGAGGACTCGGCGACGCTGGTGATCAAGCCCGGCTGGGGCTTCACGTTCGACTACCAGCCCGGCCAGTACATCGGTATCGGCCTGCTGGTCGACGGCCGGTGGCGGTGGCGGTCCTACTCGCTGACGTCGAGCCCGCATTCGGACGGAGCCGGGCGGTCGCGGACCATCACGATCACCGTCAAGGCCATGCCCGAGGGCTTTTTGTCCAGCCATCTGGTCGGCGGGGTCAAGCCCGGCACGATCGTCCGGCTCGCGGCGCCGCAGGGCAACTTCGTTATGCCCGATCCCGCGCCCGCGTCGGTGTTGTTCCTGACCGGCGGGTCCGGCATCACTCCGGTGATGTCGATGCTGCGGACCCTGGAGCGCCGCGACCAGATCGGTGACATCGTCCACATCCACTCGGCCCCAACGGAATCCGACGTGATGTTCGCCAGCGAGCTCGCGCAGCTGGCTCGCGAGCATGACAGCTACCGGCTGACCGTCCGCACCACCCGCTCGCAGGGGCGCCTCGATCTCGCGCAACTCGACACCGTGGTCCCGGACTGGCGTGAGCGCCAGACCTGGGCCTGCGGCCCGGAGGGAATGCTCTCCGAGGCCGAGAAGGTGTGGCAGGCCGCCGGCATCGGCGACCGGTTGCACCTGGAGCGGTTCGCGGCATCTCGGGCGGCCGCGCACGGGCAGGGTGGCACGGTTACCTTCGAGCGCAGCGGGAAGACGGTGACAGTGGACGCCGCGACGTCGCTGATGGAGGCCGGTGAGCAGGCCGGATTGCGGATGCCCTTCGGTTGCCGGATGGGCATCTGTCAGTCCTGTGTGGTCGCCCTGGTCGACGGTCACGTTCGCGATCTGCGCACGGGTGCCGAACACGAGCCGGGCACCCGCATACAGACGTGCGTTTCGGCTGCTTCGGGCGACTGTGTGGTGGATGTCTAA
- a CDS encoding GNAT family N-acetyltransferase has protein sequence MSAPWQLRTGSADDLDILEPLWAAVHHRHAESMPELQPYVSDAESWRVRRALYADLFAKPDTVLLVASVDDRPIGYGLAHVLETEATWVADTWATGRRVGEIESLSVLPEFRGSGLGTELLTKLEEHLRASGVDDLVLGVLSGNRDALRLYERLGYRPTWLYLSKFTGRD, from the coding sequence GTGAGCGCGCCGTGGCAGCTGCGGACCGGAAGTGCCGACGACCTCGACATCCTCGAGCCGTTGTGGGCGGCCGTGCATCACCGGCATGCCGAGTCGATGCCGGAACTGCAGCCCTACGTCAGCGACGCTGAGTCGTGGCGGGTGCGCCGCGCCCTCTACGCGGATCTGTTCGCGAAACCCGACACCGTGCTGTTGGTCGCGAGCGTCGACGACCGTCCAATCGGCTACGGGCTGGCGCATGTGCTCGAAACCGAGGCCACCTGGGTGGCCGACACCTGGGCCACCGGCCGGCGGGTCGGCGAGATCGAATCCCTTTCGGTGCTACCGGAATTCCGCGGATCGGGCCTGGGCACCGAACTGCTGACAAAGCTCGAGGAGCACTTGCGCGCGTCCGGCGTCGACGATCTGGTTCTCGGTGTGCTGTCCGGCAACCGAGACGCCCTGCGTCTCTACGAGCGCCTCGGTTACCGGCCGACCTGGCTGTACCTGTCGAAGTTCACCGGCCGGGACTGA
- a CDS encoding fatty acid desaturase family protein: MAISDVDAFSHLTDADIESLEVELDAIRQDIEDSLGARDARYIRRTIAAQRGLEVAGRLMLAASSKRSAWWAGTVTLGVAKIIENMEIGHNVMHGQWDWMNDPEIHSSSWEWDMSGASKHWRFTHNFMHHKYTNILGMDDDVGYGVIRVTRDAKWKPFNLYGNLLFNTLLAIGFEWGVGLQHLELGKIFKGRDDRKATLVRMREFGAKAGRQLLKDYVAYPAITSLSPYATYRSTATANAIANVIRNVWANAVIFCGHFPDGAEKFTKTDMVGESKGQWYLRQMLGSANIEGSRAMDFMTGNLSYQIEHHLYPDLPSNRLAEISVRVRQVCDKYDLPYTTGPFLVQYAKTWRTIAKLSLPDKYLRDTVDDAPETRSERMFAELESGYAGVDPKTGRKRGLKTAIATARQKRRVKRAAKAA, from the coding sequence ATGGCTATTAGCGATGTGGATGCGTTTTCGCACCTGACCGATGCAGACATCGAAAGCCTGGAGGTTGAGCTCGACGCCATCCGCCAGGACATCGAAGATTCCCTCGGCGCGCGGGATGCGCGCTATATCCGTCGCACCATCGCCGCCCAGCGCGGTCTTGAGGTGGCCGGGCGGTTGATGCTGGCTGCCAGCTCCAAACGTTCGGCGTGGTGGGCGGGCACCGTGACCCTGGGCGTGGCCAAGATCATCGAGAACATGGAGATCGGCCACAACGTCATGCACGGCCAGTGGGATTGGATGAACGATCCCGAGATTCACTCCTCGTCGTGGGAGTGGGACATGAGCGGGGCGTCCAAGCACTGGCGGTTCACCCACAACTTCATGCATCACAAGTACACCAACATTCTCGGGATGGACGACGACGTCGGCTACGGCGTCATCCGGGTCACCCGTGACGCGAAGTGGAAGCCGTTCAACCTCTACGGCAACCTGCTCTTCAACACGTTGCTGGCGATCGGCTTCGAGTGGGGTGTGGGTCTGCAGCACCTGGAGCTCGGCAAGATCTTCAAGGGCCGCGATGACCGCAAGGCGACCCTGGTGCGCATGCGCGAGTTCGGCGCCAAGGCCGGACGGCAGCTGCTCAAGGACTACGTCGCCTACCCGGCGATCACGTCGCTGTCGCCCTACGCCACCTACCGGTCGACGGCCACCGCGAATGCGATCGCCAACGTGATCCGCAACGTGTGGGCCAACGCGGTGATCTTCTGCGGCCACTTCCCTGATGGCGCAGAGAAATTCACCAAGACCGACATGGTGGGCGAAAGCAAGGGCCAGTGGTACCTGCGCCAGATGCTGGGCAGTGCCAACATCGAGGGCAGCCGCGCCATGGACTTCATGACCGGCAACCTGTCGTATCAGATCGAGCACCACCTGTACCCCGACCTGCCGAGCAACAGGCTGGCCGAAATCTCGGTGCGGGTGCGCCAGGTCTGCGACAAGTACGACCTGCCCTACACGACCGGGCCGTTCCTGGTGCAGTACGCCAAGACCTGGCGCACGATCGCCAAGCTGTCGCTGCCGGACAAGTACCTGCGCGACACCGTCGACGATGCACCGGAGACCCGCAGCGAGCGGATGTTCGCCGAGCTCGAATCCGGTTATGCCGGAGTCGACCCGAAGACCGGCCGCAAGCGCGGACTCAAGACCGCGATCGCCACGGCTCGCCAGAAGCGACGGGTCAAGCGCGCGGCCAAAGCCGCCTAG
- the ppk2 gene encoding polyphosphate kinase 2, producing the protein MGKANSNGEASTKKRNRKIPKDIYEAELFRLQSELVSLQEWVKATGERVVVVFEGRDAAGKGGTIKRITEYLSPRVARIAALPAPTERERGQWYFQRYVEHLPARGEIVLFDRSWYNRAGVERVMGFCTPQEHTLFLRQCPIFEQMLIDDGIILRKYWFSVSDDEQLRRFRKRRSDPLRRWKLSPMDLESVYRWEDYSRAKDQMMVHTDTPNSPWYVVESDDKKHARLNMMAHLLASIDYQQVDQPKVELPDRPVIGNYHRPERELSTYVDDHVSTLLGDDKKDS; encoded by the coding sequence ATGGGCAAGGCCAACTCCAACGGTGAAGCTTCCACCAAGAAGCGCAACCGCAAGATTCCCAAAGACATTTACGAAGCCGAATTGTTTCGGCTGCAAAGCGAATTGGTGAGCCTGCAGGAGTGGGTCAAAGCCACCGGCGAACGCGTCGTCGTCGTGTTCGAGGGCCGCGACGCCGCCGGTAAGGGCGGCACGATCAAGCGCATCACCGAATACCTCAGCCCCCGGGTTGCCCGCATCGCCGCGCTGCCCGCACCCACCGAACGCGAGCGCGGTCAGTGGTACTTCCAGCGCTACGTCGAGCACCTGCCGGCCCGCGGCGAAATCGTTCTGTTCGACCGGTCCTGGTACAACCGCGCCGGCGTCGAGCGGGTGATGGGGTTCTGCACCCCGCAGGAACACACCCTGTTTCTGCGGCAGTGCCCGATCTTCGAGCAGATGCTCATCGACGACGGGATCATCCTGCGCAAGTACTGGTTCTCGGTCTCCGACGACGAACAGCTGCGCCGGTTCCGGAAGCGGCGCAGCGACCCGTTGCGGCGCTGGAAGCTCAGCCCGATGGACCTCGAGTCCGTTTATCGCTGGGAGGACTACTCGCGCGCCAAGGACCAGATGATGGTGCACACCGACACCCCGAACAGTCCCTGGTACGTGGTCGAGTCCGACGACAAGAAACACGCGCGGCTCAACATGATGGCTCACCTGCTGGCGAGCATCGATTATCAGCAGGTCGATCAGCCGAAGGTGGAATTGCCCGACCGCCCCGTGATCGGGAACTACCACCGCCCGGAGCGGGAGCTGTCGACCTATGTCGACGATCACGTCTCCACCCTGCTCGGGGACGACAAGAAGGACAGCTAA
- the rsgA gene encoding ribosome small subunit-dependent GTPase A: MSPREYDESDVKIRSGRGSRPRTKTRPDHADAASAMVVTVDRGRWGCVLDDDPHRHVTAMRARELGRTPIVVGDQVDVVGDLTGRPDTLARIVRRGERRTVLRRTADDTDPTERVVVANADQLLMVVALADPPPRTGLVDRALIAAYAGELRPILCLTKTDLVPAEEFAGHFTDLDLTVLTAGRGDPIDEVEDLLAGKVTVLLGHSGVGKSTLVNRLVPQADRATGEVSGVGKGKHTSTQSVALPLPGGGWVVDTPGIRSFGLAHIEPDDVLKAFSDLADAIQDCPRGCGHMGPPADPECALDTLTGAPARRVAAARRLLSALSEGAAY; this comes from the coding sequence TTGAGCCCACGCGAGTACGACGAGTCCGACGTCAAGATCCGGTCGGGCCGTGGCTCGCGTCCGCGCACCAAGACTCGTCCCGATCATGCGGACGCGGCATCGGCGATGGTTGTCACCGTCGACCGCGGCCGGTGGGGCTGCGTACTCGACGACGATCCGCACCGGCACGTCACCGCGATGCGTGCCCGTGAACTCGGCCGCACCCCCATCGTCGTCGGCGACCAGGTCGACGTCGTCGGCGATCTGACCGGGCGACCCGACACGCTGGCGCGGATCGTGCGCCGAGGTGAACGGCGAACGGTGTTGCGCCGCACCGCTGATGACACCGATCCGACCGAGCGGGTGGTGGTCGCCAACGCCGACCAGCTGCTGATGGTGGTGGCGCTGGCCGATCCCCCGCCGCGCACGGGGTTGGTGGACCGCGCGCTGATCGCGGCATACGCCGGCGAGCTGCGACCGATTCTGTGCCTGACCAAAACCGATCTGGTGCCTGCCGAGGAGTTTGCCGGGCACTTCACCGATTTGGACCTCACGGTGCTCACCGCGGGGCGTGGCGATCCGATCGATGAGGTCGAGGACCTGCTGGCCGGGAAGGTCACCGTGTTGCTCGGCCACTCAGGAGTCGGCAAGTCGACGTTGGTGAATCGGCTTGTGCCGCAGGCGGACCGGGCCACCGGCGAGGTGTCCGGGGTAGGCAAGGGCAAGCACACCTCGACGCAGTCGGTCGCGTTGCCGCTACCGGGCGGCGGCTGGGTGGTCGACACTCCGGGCATCAGGTCGTTCGGCTTGGCGCATATCGAACCCGATGACGTGCTGAAGGCGTTTTCGGATCTGGCTGATGCCATTCAGGACTGCCCGCGCGGATGCGGCCACATGGGACCGCCGGCCGACCCGGAATGCGCGCTGGACACGCTGACCGGAGCACCCGCGCGTCGCGTCGCGGCGGCTCGGCGGCTGCTCTCCGCGTTGTCAGAGGGCGCGGCGTACTGA